In Acidovorax sp. GBBC 1281, a single window of DNA contains:
- a CDS encoding TIGR03749 family integrating conjugative element protein, giving the protein MTRLLFRRPVLAAVAAASMLPCLPQAQEVRQLSLANVPPDMIDAGPQGSAQGGGKPAGRNDVDLGQDLSPEGTSPQPGSVGAASPARAAAQAARAGSSSAARTRRPPATGATARAGVERAVFERAPIAVPLPVGRERLITLPAPAALHVPRDMESVARLEVIDRTLYATALVPFTTLRIVAELVDSGQQIPMDLVAGESTASATSELEVFVVEAGKASGPAATATGAAAGGAAVAKEAEPEQPAADMVQLTRYAARMLYAPRRLAYDLPGVRQVEVGTQPVTGLLRGARVEAAPLGQWRSGNLYVTAVRVTNRARTPLELPLEDIRGRWISATAQHGRIGPAGSDWDTTALYLVCERAFEACL; this is encoded by the coding sequence ATGACCCGACTCCTGTTCCGACGCCCCGTGCTGGCCGCGGTTGCTGCCGCCTCAATGCTGCCCTGCCTGCCGCAGGCGCAGGAGGTCCGCCAGCTCTCCCTGGCCAACGTTCCACCGGACATGATCGATGCCGGGCCGCAAGGCAGTGCGCAAGGGGGCGGCAAGCCCGCCGGCAGGAACGATGTCGACCTTGGACAGGATCTGTCTCCCGAGGGGACCAGCCCGCAGCCTGGGTCCGTGGGAGCCGCCTCGCCCGCGCGGGCGGCCGCCCAGGCGGCACGCGCAGGGAGTTCCTCGGCTGCTCGCACTCGCCGCCCACCCGCCACGGGTGCCACCGCCCGTGCCGGCGTGGAGCGCGCGGTCTTCGAGCGGGCGCCCATCGCCGTGCCCCTGCCCGTGGGCCGTGAGCGGCTCATCACGCTGCCGGCGCCCGCCGCCCTGCATGTCCCGCGCGACATGGAGTCGGTGGCGCGCCTGGAGGTGATCGACCGCACCCTGTATGCCACCGCCCTCGTCCCCTTCACCACCTTGCGCATCGTCGCGGAACTGGTGGACAGCGGGCAGCAGATTCCGATGGATCTCGTTGCGGGCGAGAGTACGGCTTCGGCCACGTCCGAGCTGGAGGTGTTCGTGGTCGAAGCGGGCAAGGCTTCCGGCCCTGCGGCAACCGCCACCGGTGCCGCGGCAGGGGGCGCAGCCGTCGCCAAGGAGGCCGAGCCGGAGCAGCCCGCGGCCGACATGGTGCAGCTCACCCGCTACGCAGCCCGGATGCTCTATGCCCCACGCCGCCTAGCCTACGACCTGCCCGGCGTGCGCCAGGTGGAGGTGGGCACGCAGCCCGTCACCGGCCTGCTGCGTGGCGCCCGGGTGGAGGCCGCGCCCCTGGGCCAATGGCGCTCGGGCAACCTGTACGTGACGGCCGTGCGCGTGACCAACCGCGCCAGGACGCCCCTGGAGTTGCCTTTGGAGGACATCCGGGGACGCTGGATCTCCGCGACCGCGCAGCACGGACGCATCGGCCCGGCCGGCAGCGACTGGGACACCACCGCCCTGTACCTGGTGTGCGAGCGCGCCTTCGAGGCTTGTCTTTAA
- a CDS encoding PFL_4703 family integrating conjugative element protein, with product MNPYLDALASARAQNATLRHAILIVAAMGALGMYYAHSMPKNLDLHLAPNVKAGDSVHVESGNAPVPDTNVYGFAYYLWQQVNRWQADGAKDYGSQIFALQAFVTPACRAQLEADMQSRYNSGELRSRTRQMTEIPGFGYSSARVVADGPDAWTVLLDMQLMESFRGQPVKDAFIRYPLRIVRYDVDREKNPWRMAIDCYGANRPARLEMSEVQAVRSGQAAPKLPTTLTPAALPRTADQRVDPNSPQATPLQAEGGASPSASTPSSPAPQ from the coding sequence ATGAATCCCTACCTCGACGCCCTGGCCTCGGCCCGGGCACAGAACGCCACACTGCGCCACGCGATCCTCATCGTCGCCGCCATGGGCGCCCTGGGCATGTACTACGCCCACTCCATGCCCAAGAACCTGGACCTGCACCTGGCGCCCAACGTCAAGGCCGGCGACAGCGTGCACGTGGAGAGCGGCAACGCGCCCGTGCCCGACACCAACGTCTATGGCTTCGCGTACTACCTCTGGCAGCAGGTCAACCGCTGGCAGGCCGATGGCGCCAAGGACTATGGCTCGCAGATCTTCGCCCTGCAAGCCTTCGTGACGCCGGCCTGCCGGGCCCAGCTCGAAGCGGACATGCAGTCGCGCTACAACAGCGGCGAGTTGCGCTCGCGCACGCGGCAGATGACCGAGATTCCCGGCTTCGGCTACTCCAGCGCGCGCGTGGTCGCGGACGGCCCTGATGCCTGGACCGTGCTGCTGGACATGCAGCTCATGGAGAGTTTCCGGGGCCAGCCCGTCAAGGATGCGTTCATCCGCTACCCGCTGCGCATCGTCCGCTACGACGTGGACCGCGAGAAGAATCCCTGGCGCATGGCCATCGACTGCTACGGCGCCAACCGTCCGGCGCGCCTGGAGATGAGCGAGGTGCAGGCGGTGCGCAGCGGCCAGGCCGCGCCCAAGCTGCCCACCACCCTCACGCCCGCGGCCTTGCCGCGCACGGCCGACCAGCGCGTGGACCCCAACAGTCCTCAGGCCACGCCCCTGCAGGCCGAGGGCGGCGCTTCGCCCTCCGCATCCACCCCTTCGTCCCCTGCCCCCCAATGA